Proteins found in one Sorghum bicolor cultivar BTx623 chromosome 1, Sorghum_bicolor_NCBIv3, whole genome shotgun sequence genomic segment:
- the LOC8057672 gene encoding uncharacterized protein LOC8057672 produces the protein MASLTPGILLKVLKNINSDVKVCGEYRSILLQVISIVPAITGSELWPDHGFFIKVSDSSHSTYVSLSKEDNELILSNKLQLGQFIYVEKVQSSIPVPVLVGVRPVPGRNPCIGNPKDLMQMSTPSGVMEALDHQRKTSKSADLSESEKENLQRKVVIKEQKTVVASRYMLGVSSNNGKITNLNSSIDSDKSNGGSTISESNQKSVAPKVRQEAKPQERPNNTSPSNAKLVSTKQEISKDTRKNSGTSPSPNGSAVVKKQMPKEGKKESATERKSPPKLYRSSPMPARTSPTKLNSPAKQTGNTGPVPSAATVKRRVTETISWDSLPTSLIKSGKAVVRRKNIALIVAAEAQREAAAAAYLVKGLGIFAEIRESSEVDPHAAITKFFQLHRLIIQQSAVWKAYSPEPSKESRPEKEKPSRKASASHQNKAGNTAKNPEDAQGSEKTEWAREDGFKEICRSWIALKKESRSWFLRFLEDALESGFMFESQTKNTRERVRGQPKGGGDGRIAVRLSQLKETSNWLDQLQDEAADSSADGLAETVEQLKQKVYKCLLGTVETAASALEGR, from the exons ATGGCATCTCTTACTCCAGGGATACTATTAAAGGTTCTAAAAAATATTAACTCCGATGTGAAAGTATGTGGAGAATACCGGTCCATTCTTCTCCAAGTTATTAGCATTGTCCCTGCAATTACTGGTTCAGAACTCTGGCCGGACCATGGTTTCTTCATCAAAGTTTCAGATTCTTCACACTCAACGTATGTTTCCTTGTCTAAGGAGGACAACGAACTCATCTTGTCAAACAAACTACAACTTGGGCAGTTTATATATGTTGAGAAGGTACAGTCAAGTATACCTGTTCCAGTTCTTGTTGGGGTCCGCCCAGTTCCAGGAAGGAACCCTTGCATTGGAAACCCAAAGGATTTGATGCAAATGTCAACTCCCTCTGGGGTTATGGAAGCACTGGATCATCAACGGAAGACTTCCAAGTCAGCTGATCTGTCTGAAAGTGAAAAGGAAAATTTGCAGAGAAAGGTAGTTATCAAAGAGCAGAAGACAGTTGTTGCTTCCCGATACATGCTTGGGGTATCAAGCAACAATGGAAAAATTACCAATCTCAACTCCAGCATTGACAGTGACAAAAGTAATGGAGGAAGTACCATATCTGAATCAAATCAAAAGTCTGTTGCCCCGAAAGTCAGACAAGAGGCAAAACCTCAG GAGAGGCCAAATAATACATCTCCTAGTAATGCTAAGTTAGTTTCCACAAAGCAAGAAATTAGCAAGGACACACGCAAGAATAGTGGCACTTCACCTAGTCCAAATGGTTCTGCTGTAGTCAAGAAGCAAATGCCAAAGGAGGGCAAAAAGGAATCTGCTACTGaaagaaaatcaccaccaaaGCTTTATAGAAGTTCACCAATGCCAGCGAGGACTTCACCAACAAAGCTCAATTCACCAGCAAAGCAGACTGGAAACACTGGTCCAGTTCCTTCTGCAGCTACTGTTAAAAGAAGAGTTACTGAAACTATCTCTTGGGACTCCCTCCCAACGAGCCTAATCAAATCAGGAAAG GCTGTTGTCCGGAGGAAGAATATTGCTCTTATTGTAGCAGCTGAGGCTCAAAGGGAGGCTGCTGCAGCTGCATATCTTGTAAAAGGCCTTGG AATTTTTGCTGAGATAAGAGAATCTTCTGAAGTGGATCCACATGCTGCAATCACCAAATTCTTCCAGCTGCACAGGCTTATCATTCAGCAAAGTGCTGTCTGGAAAGCTTACTCACCTGAGCCTAGCAAAGAATCTCGACCAGAGAAAGAAAAGCCGTCGAGGAAAGCTTCTGCATCTCATCAGAACAAAGCTGGTAACACAGCTAAGAATCCCGAAGATGCTCAGGGAAGCGAAAAGACCGAATGGGCCCGGGAGGACGGTTTCAAGGAGATCTGCAGGTCATGGATTGCCCTGAAAAAAGAATCGCGGTCATGGTTTCTGAGGTTCCTGGAGGATGCACTTGAATCAGGATTCATGTTCGAGAGCCAAACCAAGAACACCAGAGAACGTGTGAGGGGACAACCCAAGGGCGGCGGGGACGGGAGGATCGCGGTCCGGCTGTCGCAGCTCAAGGAGACGAGCAACTGGCTCGATCAGCTGCAGGACGAGGCGGCAGACAGTTCCGCCGACGGTTTGGCCGAAACCGTTGAGCAGCTGAAGCAGAAGGTGTACAAGTGCTTGCTTGGAACGGTTGAAACCGCGGCGTCAGCACTGGAAGGAAGGTAG
- the LOC8057673 gene encoding protein FAR1-RELATED SEQUENCE 5 isoform X1: MQFDDDRDAGVGGGNGEVDDRVDEPARCLRCGISANATPHMRRGPEGRRTLCNACGIAWAKGKMRKVIDSDTHIDDATVAKMVPEVGMEFDNEDKAYEFYNRYAGHVGFSVRKSSSDKSAENITRSRTCVCSREGFRKDKKGAKEVKRPRPETRIGCPARMTIKITSDGKYRIAEFVADHNHEPAPPSTMHMLRSQRVLTDLQTTEADSSEDSTTPSRISSGCLVRQAGETTNLNFLPADYRTSLPSKRMKNMQPGDAGAAVKYFQSMQMSSPSFFHAFQLDEDDKLTNIFWADSKSRTDFSYFGDVVCLDTTYKVNSHGRPLMLFLGVNHHKQISIFGAALLYDESMESFKWLFDTFKVATGGKQPKTILTDQSMTATAAITAAWPGTIHRHCPWQVYQNAVKHLNHIFQGSKTFAKDLSKCVYEYEEEEDFLLGWSTMLEKYDLRNNEWLRKLFQDRDKWAPVYNRHVFTADIKNSLQSESISSVLKKYLSPQFNLCSFFKHFEKVLDEHRYSELQADFHASQSFPRIPPSKMLRQAASMYTPVVFEIFRREFEMSVDSVIYSCGEAGTASDYRVAVTDKPGEHYVKFESSDFSAVCSCKKFESMGIQCCHVLKVLDFRNIKELPQKYFMGRWKKDAKSANTGNQEFLNDGASQTPSSSLNGPGPFIHHQHMETNNQTNHDSSVSNLDQQGLHGDAQRNQEFSTSVSSTFLTCGCSTGLYPRGRGAAARVRREFSSKQWSRFLIKKN, from the exons ATGCAGTTCGATGATGACCGGGACGCTGGTGTGGGTGGTGgcaacggtgaagttgatgacaGAGTGGACGAGCCTGCCAG ATGCCTACGCTGTGGCATCAGCGCAAATGCGACACCTCATATGCGTCGTGGACCAGAGGGTCGTAGGACTTTATGCAATGCGTGCGGCATAGCTTGGGCAAAG GGGAAAATGAGAAAAGTTATTGATTCTGATACCCACATAGATGATGCCACAGTTGCAAAAATGGTGCCGGAAGTCGGCATGGAATTTGACAATGAAGATAAAGCATATGAGTTCTACAATAGGTATGCTGGACATGTGGGATTTAGTGTTCGTAAGAGTTCATCAGACAAATCAGCTGAAAATATCACAAGGTCAAGAACTTGTGTATGCTCGAGAGAAGGTTTCCGAAAGGACAAGAAAGGAGCTAAAGAAGTTAAGAGACCACGACCAGAAACAAGAATAGGGTGCCCTGCACGGATGACAATTAAGATTACATCAGATGGTAAATATCGTATTGCAGAATTTGTAGCAGACCATAACCATGAGCCAGCACCCCCATCAACCATGCATATGCTGAGATCTCAGAGAGTACTAACTGACCTGCAAACAACTGAAGCAGACTCTTCAGAAGATTCAACAACACCTTCAAGGATTTCCAGTGGTTGTTTAGTCAGGCAGGCAGGGGAAACTACAAACCTCAACTTTCTCCCTGCTGATTACAGGACTTCCCTTCCTTCAAAGCGTATGAAAAACATGCAGCCCGGTGATGCAGGGGCCGCTGTAAAGTACTTTCAGAGCATGCAGATGAGTAGTCCTTCATTCTTCCATGCTTTTCAACTCGATGAGGATGACAAACTGACCAACATTTTCTGGGCTGATTCCAAATCTAGAACTGACTTCAGCTACTTTGGTGACGTAGTTTGTTTGGACACTACTTACAAGGTAAATTCACATGGCAGGCCATTAATGCTCTTCCTCGGAGTGAATCACCATAAGCAAATTTCCATATTTGGCGCAGCTTTGCTTTACGATGAATCAATGGAGTCTTTCAAGTGGTTGTTTGACACATTCAAAGTTGCCACTGGTGGAAAGCAGCCAAAAACAATCTTGACTGATCAATCAATGACAGCAACAGCTGCCATAACAGCAGCATGGCCAGGTACAATTCATCGTCATTGTCCATGGCAAGTTTACCAAAATGCTGTCAAACACCTTAATCACATCTTCCAAGGTTCTAAGACATTTGCGAAGGATCTGAGCAAATGTGTTTATGAATATGAGGAAGAAGAGGACTTCTTGCTGGGTTGGAGTACTATGCTAGAGAAGTATGATCTCAGAAACAATGAATGGCTTCGCAAGTTGTTTCAAGatcgagataaatgggctcCGGTGTACAATAGGCATGTCTTCACTGCAGATATAAAAAACTCACTGCAATCAGAAAGTATAAGTAGTGTCTTGAAAAAATACTTGAGCCCACAGTTTAATTTGTGTTCTTTCTTCAAGCATTTTGAAAAAGTACTGGACGAACATCGATACTCAGAGCTACAAGCTGATTTTCATGCAAGCCAAAGCTTTCCAAGAATACCTCCCTCCAAAATGCTGAGGCAAGCTGCTAGCATGTACACACCAGTAGTTTTTGAAATTTTTCGTAGAGAGTTTGAGATGTCTGTGGATTCAGTAATTTATAGTTGTGGCGAGGCTGGGACTGCATCTGACTATAGAGTAGCAGTAACAGATAAACCAGGGGAGCACTATGTTAAGTTTGAATCCAGTGACTTCTCTGCGGTTTGCAGCTGTAAAAAGTTTGAATCAATGGGTATTCAGTGCTGCCATGTGTTGAAGGTTCTTGACTTCAGAAATATAAAAGAGTTGCCACAAAAATATTTCATGGGAAGATGGAAGAAGGACGCAAAGTCTGCAAATACAGGCAATCAAGAATTTCTGAACGATGGAGCTTCACAAACTCCAAGCTCTTCTTTAAATGGTCCAGGACCATTTATCCATCACCAACACATGGAAACAAATAATCAGACTAACCAT GATTCCTCTGTTTCAAACTTGGACCAGCAAGGCCTTCATGGAGACGCACAAAGGAATCAG GAGTTCAGTACTTCAGTGTCTTCCACATTTCTGACTTGCGGTTGTTCGACAGGGTTATACCCCCGTGGCCGGGGTGCAGCAGCTAGAGTTCGTAGGGAATTTTCATCTAAACAATGGAGCAGgtttttgataaaaaaaaattga
- the LOC8057673 gene encoding protein FAR1-RELATED SEQUENCE 5 isoform X2, with amino-acid sequence MQFDDDRDAGVGGGNGEVDDRVDEPARCLRCGISANATPHMRRGPEGRRTLCNACGIAWAKGKMRKVIDSDTHIDDATVAKMVPEVGMEFDNEDKAYEFYNRYAGHVGFSVRKSSSDKSAENITRSRTCVCSREGFRKDKKGAKEVKRPRPETRIGCPARMTIKITSDGKYRIAEFVADHNHEPAPPSTMHMLRSQRVLTDLQTTEADSSEDSTTPSRISSGCLVRQAGETTNLNFLPADYRTSLPSKRMKNMQPGDAGAAVKYFQSMQMSSPSFFHAFQLDEDDKLTNIFWADSKSRTDFSYFGDVVCLDTTYKVNSHGRPLMLFLGVNHHKQISIFGAALLYDESMESFKWLFDTFKVATGGKQPKTILTDQSMTATAAITAAWPGTIHRHCPWQVYQNAVKHLNHIFQGSKTFAKDLSKCVYEYEEEEDFLLGWSTMLEKYDLRNNEWLRKLFQDRDKWAPVYNRHVFTADIKNSLQSESISSVLKKYLSPQFNLCSFFKHFEKVLDEHRYSELQADFHASQSFPRIPPSKMLRQAASMYTPVVFEIFRREFEMSVDSVIYSCGEAGTASDYRVAVTDKPGEHYVKFESSDFSAVCSCKKFESMGIQCCHVLKVLDFRNIKELPQKYFMGRWKKDAKSANTGNQEFLNDGASQTPSSSLNGPGPFIHHQHMETNNQTNHDSSVSNLDQQGLHGDAQRNQGYTPVAGVQQLEFVGNFHLNNGAGF; translated from the exons ATGCAGTTCGATGATGACCGGGACGCTGGTGTGGGTGGTGgcaacggtgaagttgatgacaGAGTGGACGAGCCTGCCAG ATGCCTACGCTGTGGCATCAGCGCAAATGCGACACCTCATATGCGTCGTGGACCAGAGGGTCGTAGGACTTTATGCAATGCGTGCGGCATAGCTTGGGCAAAG GGGAAAATGAGAAAAGTTATTGATTCTGATACCCACATAGATGATGCCACAGTTGCAAAAATGGTGCCGGAAGTCGGCATGGAATTTGACAATGAAGATAAAGCATATGAGTTCTACAATAGGTATGCTGGACATGTGGGATTTAGTGTTCGTAAGAGTTCATCAGACAAATCAGCTGAAAATATCACAAGGTCAAGAACTTGTGTATGCTCGAGAGAAGGTTTCCGAAAGGACAAGAAAGGAGCTAAAGAAGTTAAGAGACCACGACCAGAAACAAGAATAGGGTGCCCTGCACGGATGACAATTAAGATTACATCAGATGGTAAATATCGTATTGCAGAATTTGTAGCAGACCATAACCATGAGCCAGCACCCCCATCAACCATGCATATGCTGAGATCTCAGAGAGTACTAACTGACCTGCAAACAACTGAAGCAGACTCTTCAGAAGATTCAACAACACCTTCAAGGATTTCCAGTGGTTGTTTAGTCAGGCAGGCAGGGGAAACTACAAACCTCAACTTTCTCCCTGCTGATTACAGGACTTCCCTTCCTTCAAAGCGTATGAAAAACATGCAGCCCGGTGATGCAGGGGCCGCTGTAAAGTACTTTCAGAGCATGCAGATGAGTAGTCCTTCATTCTTCCATGCTTTTCAACTCGATGAGGATGACAAACTGACCAACATTTTCTGGGCTGATTCCAAATCTAGAACTGACTTCAGCTACTTTGGTGACGTAGTTTGTTTGGACACTACTTACAAGGTAAATTCACATGGCAGGCCATTAATGCTCTTCCTCGGAGTGAATCACCATAAGCAAATTTCCATATTTGGCGCAGCTTTGCTTTACGATGAATCAATGGAGTCTTTCAAGTGGTTGTTTGACACATTCAAAGTTGCCACTGGTGGAAAGCAGCCAAAAACAATCTTGACTGATCAATCAATGACAGCAACAGCTGCCATAACAGCAGCATGGCCAGGTACAATTCATCGTCATTGTCCATGGCAAGTTTACCAAAATGCTGTCAAACACCTTAATCACATCTTCCAAGGTTCTAAGACATTTGCGAAGGATCTGAGCAAATGTGTTTATGAATATGAGGAAGAAGAGGACTTCTTGCTGGGTTGGAGTACTATGCTAGAGAAGTATGATCTCAGAAACAATGAATGGCTTCGCAAGTTGTTTCAAGatcgagataaatgggctcCGGTGTACAATAGGCATGTCTTCACTGCAGATATAAAAAACTCACTGCAATCAGAAAGTATAAGTAGTGTCTTGAAAAAATACTTGAGCCCACAGTTTAATTTGTGTTCTTTCTTCAAGCATTTTGAAAAAGTACTGGACGAACATCGATACTCAGAGCTACAAGCTGATTTTCATGCAAGCCAAAGCTTTCCAAGAATACCTCCCTCCAAAATGCTGAGGCAAGCTGCTAGCATGTACACACCAGTAGTTTTTGAAATTTTTCGTAGAGAGTTTGAGATGTCTGTGGATTCAGTAATTTATAGTTGTGGCGAGGCTGGGACTGCATCTGACTATAGAGTAGCAGTAACAGATAAACCAGGGGAGCACTATGTTAAGTTTGAATCCAGTGACTTCTCTGCGGTTTGCAGCTGTAAAAAGTTTGAATCAATGGGTATTCAGTGCTGCCATGTGTTGAAGGTTCTTGACTTCAGAAATATAAAAGAGTTGCCACAAAAATATTTCATGGGAAGATGGAAGAAGGACGCAAAGTCTGCAAATACAGGCAATCAAGAATTTCTGAACGATGGAGCTTCACAAACTCCAAGCTCTTCTTTAAATGGTCCAGGACCATTTATCCATCACCAACACATGGAAACAAATAATCAGACTAACCAT GATTCCTCTGTTTCAAACTTGGACCAGCAAGGCCTTCATGGAGACGCACAAAGGAATCAG GGTTATACCCCCGTGGCCGGGGTGCAGCAGCTAGAGTTCGTAGGGAATTTTCATCTAAACAATGGAGCAGgtttttga
- the LOC8057673 gene encoding protein FAR1-RELATED SEQUENCE 5 isoform X3, producing MRRGPEGRRTLCNACGIAWAKGKMRKVIDSDTHIDDATVAKMVPEVGMEFDNEDKAYEFYNRYAGHVGFSVRKSSSDKSAENITRSRTCVCSREGFRKDKKGAKEVKRPRPETRIGCPARMTIKITSDGKYRIAEFVADHNHEPAPPSTMHMLRSQRVLTDLQTTEADSSEDSTTPSRISSGCLVRQAGETTNLNFLPADYRTSLPSKRMKNMQPGDAGAAVKYFQSMQMSSPSFFHAFQLDEDDKLTNIFWADSKSRTDFSYFGDVVCLDTTYKVNSHGRPLMLFLGVNHHKQISIFGAALLYDESMESFKWLFDTFKVATGGKQPKTILTDQSMTATAAITAAWPGTIHRHCPWQVYQNAVKHLNHIFQGSKTFAKDLSKCVYEYEEEEDFLLGWSTMLEKYDLRNNEWLRKLFQDRDKWAPVYNRHVFTADIKNSLQSESISSVLKKYLSPQFNLCSFFKHFEKVLDEHRYSELQADFHASQSFPRIPPSKMLRQAASMYTPVVFEIFRREFEMSVDSVIYSCGEAGTASDYRVAVTDKPGEHYVKFESSDFSAVCSCKKFESMGIQCCHVLKVLDFRNIKELPQKYFMGRWKKDAKSANTGNQEFLNDGASQTPSSSLNGPGPFIHHQHMETNNQTNHDSSVSNLDQQGLHGDAQRNQEFSTSVSSTFLTCGCSTGLYPRGRGAAARVRREFSSKQWSRFLIKKN from the exons ATGCGTCGTGGACCAGAGGGTCGTAGGACTTTATGCAATGCGTGCGGCATAGCTTGGGCAAAG GGGAAAATGAGAAAAGTTATTGATTCTGATACCCACATAGATGATGCCACAGTTGCAAAAATGGTGCCGGAAGTCGGCATGGAATTTGACAATGAAGATAAAGCATATGAGTTCTACAATAGGTATGCTGGACATGTGGGATTTAGTGTTCGTAAGAGTTCATCAGACAAATCAGCTGAAAATATCACAAGGTCAAGAACTTGTGTATGCTCGAGAGAAGGTTTCCGAAAGGACAAGAAAGGAGCTAAAGAAGTTAAGAGACCACGACCAGAAACAAGAATAGGGTGCCCTGCACGGATGACAATTAAGATTACATCAGATGGTAAATATCGTATTGCAGAATTTGTAGCAGACCATAACCATGAGCCAGCACCCCCATCAACCATGCATATGCTGAGATCTCAGAGAGTACTAACTGACCTGCAAACAACTGAAGCAGACTCTTCAGAAGATTCAACAACACCTTCAAGGATTTCCAGTGGTTGTTTAGTCAGGCAGGCAGGGGAAACTACAAACCTCAACTTTCTCCCTGCTGATTACAGGACTTCCCTTCCTTCAAAGCGTATGAAAAACATGCAGCCCGGTGATGCAGGGGCCGCTGTAAAGTACTTTCAGAGCATGCAGATGAGTAGTCCTTCATTCTTCCATGCTTTTCAACTCGATGAGGATGACAAACTGACCAACATTTTCTGGGCTGATTCCAAATCTAGAACTGACTTCAGCTACTTTGGTGACGTAGTTTGTTTGGACACTACTTACAAGGTAAATTCACATGGCAGGCCATTAATGCTCTTCCTCGGAGTGAATCACCATAAGCAAATTTCCATATTTGGCGCAGCTTTGCTTTACGATGAATCAATGGAGTCTTTCAAGTGGTTGTTTGACACATTCAAAGTTGCCACTGGTGGAAAGCAGCCAAAAACAATCTTGACTGATCAATCAATGACAGCAACAGCTGCCATAACAGCAGCATGGCCAGGTACAATTCATCGTCATTGTCCATGGCAAGTTTACCAAAATGCTGTCAAACACCTTAATCACATCTTCCAAGGTTCTAAGACATTTGCGAAGGATCTGAGCAAATGTGTTTATGAATATGAGGAAGAAGAGGACTTCTTGCTGGGTTGGAGTACTATGCTAGAGAAGTATGATCTCAGAAACAATGAATGGCTTCGCAAGTTGTTTCAAGatcgagataaatgggctcCGGTGTACAATAGGCATGTCTTCACTGCAGATATAAAAAACTCACTGCAATCAGAAAGTATAAGTAGTGTCTTGAAAAAATACTTGAGCCCACAGTTTAATTTGTGTTCTTTCTTCAAGCATTTTGAAAAAGTACTGGACGAACATCGATACTCAGAGCTACAAGCTGATTTTCATGCAAGCCAAAGCTTTCCAAGAATACCTCCCTCCAAAATGCTGAGGCAAGCTGCTAGCATGTACACACCAGTAGTTTTTGAAATTTTTCGTAGAGAGTTTGAGATGTCTGTGGATTCAGTAATTTATAGTTGTGGCGAGGCTGGGACTGCATCTGACTATAGAGTAGCAGTAACAGATAAACCAGGGGAGCACTATGTTAAGTTTGAATCCAGTGACTTCTCTGCGGTTTGCAGCTGTAAAAAGTTTGAATCAATGGGTATTCAGTGCTGCCATGTGTTGAAGGTTCTTGACTTCAGAAATATAAAAGAGTTGCCACAAAAATATTTCATGGGAAGATGGAAGAAGGACGCAAAGTCTGCAAATACAGGCAATCAAGAATTTCTGAACGATGGAGCTTCACAAACTCCAAGCTCTTCTTTAAATGGTCCAGGACCATTTATCCATCACCAACACATGGAAACAAATAATCAGACTAACCAT GATTCCTCTGTTTCAAACTTGGACCAGCAAGGCCTTCATGGAGACGCACAAAGGAATCAG GAGTTCAGTACTTCAGTGTCTTCCACATTTCTGACTTGCGGTTGTTCGACAGGGTTATACCCCCGTGGCCGGGGTGCAGCAGCTAGAGTTCGTAGGGAATTTTCATCTAAACAATGGAGCAGgtttttgataaaaaaaaattga
- the LOC8057671 gene encoding probable flavin-containing monooxygenase 1 translates to MAAQQEQARSTRQAVPASSRVAIIGGGISGLAAAKQLAAHDPVVFEATPSIGGVWKHCVYRSTRLQTPRPDYEFSDYSWRNRDDPTFPTHAEIIEYLEGYADTFGLWRYIMFGAKVVDIKFLGGGGGFTELWSGTGGEPLQGKPMWEVGVATAGSDTVQYYQFEFVVMCAGKYGDVPRMPVFPPGKGPEVFRGQVMHSLDYCKLSEEETVELMRGKKVVVVGYKKSAIDLALECAQANQGEGGKACTMLVRTLHWVVPSYSIWGLPFFLFYSTRLAQFLYERPNQGLLRSMLCTLMKPLRAGVSKFIESYLAWKLPLDKYGLRPDHPFVEDYASCQMAILPDGFFDMADRDMIRFKRASGGWCFSRNGVLLDDGTELEADLVFLATGFEGKDKVRSVLPDPFRGLVVDRSGMMPLYRGTIHPLIPNMAFVGYVESVSNLHTSELRCRWLAGLLGGRFALPSVEDMVRHVDGEAEAMRRTTRFYRRHCISTYSIHDSDAMCADLGSRVLRKGNWLAELFAPYNNQDYKED, encoded by the exons ATGGCGGCGCAGCAGGAGCAGGCGCGGAGCACGAGACAGGCCGTGCCGGCGTCATCGAGGGTGGCGATCATCGGCGGCGGCATCAGCGGTCTCGCGGCGGCGAAGCAGCTGGCGGCGCACGACCCCGTGGTGTTCGAGGCGACGCCGTCCATCGGCGGGGTGTGGAAGCACTGCGTGTACCGGTCGACCCGGCTGCAGACGCCCCGCCCGGACTACGAGTTCTCCGACTACTCGTGGCGCAACCGCGACGACCCCACGTTCCCGACGCACGCCGAGATCATCGAGTACCTCGAGGGCTACGCCGACACCTTCGGCCTGTGGCGCTACATCATGTTCGGCGCTAAGGTCGTCGACATCAAgttcctcggcggcggcggcgggttcaCGGAGCTCTGGAGCGGCACCGGCGGCGAGCCGCTCCAGGGCAAGCCCATGTGGGAGGTCGGCGTCGCCACCGCCGGCTCCGACACCGTGCAGTACTACCAGTTCGAGTTCGTGGTGATGTGCGCCGGCAAGTACGGCGACGTGCCGCGGATGCCGGTGTTCCCGCCGGGCAAGGGCCCGGAGGTGTTCCGCGGGCAGGTGATGCACTCCCTGGACTACTGCAAGCTCAGCGAGGAGGAGACGGTGGAGCTGATGAGGGGGAAGAAGGTGGTGGTCGTCGGGTACAAGAAGAGCGCCATCGATCTAGCGCTTGAATGCGCCCAGGCCAACCAAG GTGAGGGAGGTAAGGCTTGCACCATGCTGGTGAGGACCCTTCACTGGGTGGTGCCGTCCTACTCCATCTGGGGCCTGCCCTTCTTCCTCTTCTACTCCACCCGCCTGGCTCAGTTCCTCTACGAGCGCCCCAACCAGGGTCTCCTCCGCTCCATGCTCTGCACACTCATGAAACCTCTG AGAGCGGGCGTGTCCAAGTTCATCGAGTCGTACCTGGCGTGGAAGCTGCCGCTGGACAAGTACGGGCTCCGGCCGGACCACCCCTTCGTGGAGGACTACGCCAGCTGCCAGATGGCCATCCTCCCCGACGGCTTCTTCGACATGGCGGACCGGGACATGATCCGCTTCAAGAGGGCCTCCGGCGGCTGGTGCTTCTCCCGCAACGGCGTCCTCCTCGACGACGGCACCGAGCTGGAGGCCGACCTCGTCTTCCTCGCCACCGGCTTCGAGGGCAAGGACAAGGTCCGCTCCGTCCTGCCCGACCCATTCCGCGGCCTCGTCGTCGACAGGTCCGGCATGATGCCACTCTACCG CGGCACCATCCACCCTCTGATCCCGAACATGGCGTTCGTGGGGTACGTGGAGAGCGTGTCCAACCTGCACACGTCGGAGCTGCGCTGCCGATGGCTGGCGGGCCTGCTCGGCGGCCGGTTCGCGCTGCCCAGCGTGGAGGACATGGTGAGGCACGTCGACGGCGAGGCGGAGGCCATGCGCCGCACCACGCGCTTCTACCGCCGACACTGCATCTCCACCTACAGCATCCACGACAGCGACGCCATGTGCGCGGACCTCGGCTCCAGGGTCCTCCGCAAGGGCAACTGGCTCGCTGAGCTCTTCGCGCCCTACAACAACCAGGACTACAAGGAAGACTGA